One Candidatus Paceibacterota bacterium genomic region harbors:
- the dnaE gene encoding DNA polymerase III subunit alpha, protein MSYTAYTMRPFVHLHTHSHYSLLDGLSKTEELIRLAKQYEMPALAVTDHGNMYGAIEFYQYCKKKDIKPIFGFEAYVANRTRFDKQPGIDNKRYHLTLLAENFTGYKNLMKLVTKSSLEGYYYKPRVDKELLKECAEGLICLSGCLGSELGRAVQSGDEAEAYRVIDEYQNIFGKDNYYLEIMAHDSIADVKTMREFIIRASKKTGIPLVATQDSHYLHKDDKHAHETLLAINTDGTTTDANRYSFGEMDGSFINGDEAYELFKDTPEACDNTLKIAERCNVELTLGKFIFPNFPLPEGKSADDFLREKTFAGIERRGLTGKPEVVERLEYELGIIKMKGYAAYFHVVEDLIRFATERNIYSNIRGSVAGSMTTYLLGITKIDPLVYKIPFERFLNPERPSAPDIDMDFADNRREEVLEYTKEKYGHDYVAQVGTFGTMLARGSVRDVARALGHPYILGDSISKLIPLGSQGFPMTIEHAFEVEPELQKMYDADPKVKDIIDIAKKLEGCVRHVSVHAAGVVIAPNPLIEYAPLQLDPKGGKIITQYDMYTVGEDGVGLTKFDFLGIRNLSILADAVRIVKAVRNEDIDIEAIPLDDKKTFQMLARGETMGLFQLNGQGMTKFLKDLKATSIHDINAMVALYRPGPIQFIPEYIKRKHNPELVSYLDPALEKILKQTYGILVYQDDLLMMAHDLAGYSWGEVDKFRKAVGKKIPAEMEAQKEKFIKGCVAVSKWPQKKAEEIWAWIEPFAAYGFNKAHSASYGRVAYQTSYMKANFPAEYMTAVLTAESGDVDEVAAVIDECKRMKIPVLPPSINESLGDFAVVKKASGDEIRFGLYTIKNLGTEIANSIIENRTEHGFFKSLADFFDRVRHKNLNKKSLEALIKSGAMDELGERGAMIFNLDDALQYNKEAASTAHQSSLFGLLDEPHVAAALTLKLAPPATLMEKLAWEKELLGLYISGHPLEKHREKFEKSGITITSIKAQTDGAVVAFGGLIEELKAIFTKKGDHMAFMKVSDFTNQIEVVVFPKVLEEFKAIAIPEKCVAIRGRLSFRNGEPSIIASAFKSLDE, encoded by the coding sequence ATGAGCTACACTGCATACACCATGCGACCCTTCGTTCACCTCCACACACACTCTCACTATTCCCTGCTCGATGGGTTATCAAAAACAGAGGAACTCATTAGGCTCGCGAAGCAGTATGAGATGCCGGCATTGGCGGTGACTGACCACGGCAACATGTACGGCGCCATCGAGTTCTATCAATATTGCAAAAAAAAAGATATCAAACCTATCTTCGGCTTCGAGGCTTACGTTGCCAATCGTACAAGATTCGACAAACAACCGGGTATCGATAATAAAAGATATCACCTCACACTGCTTGCAGAAAATTTCACCGGTTACAAGAATCTGATGAAGCTCGTCACCAAGTCTTCGCTCGAAGGCTATTATTACAAGCCTCGCGTTGACAAAGAATTGCTAAAAGAATGTGCTGAAGGACTAATTTGTTTGTCCGGTTGCCTTGGTAGCGAGCTAGGGCGAGCAGTCCAATCCGGCGACGAAGCGGAAGCTTATCGCGTCATAGACGAGTATCAAAATATCTTCGGTAAAGATAATTATTATCTCGAGATAATGGCGCACGACAGTATTGCCGATGTAAAAACGATGCGCGAGTTTATCATAAGAGCATCGAAGAAGACGGGTATCCCGCTTGTCGCTACGCAAGACTCTCATTACCTACACAAAGACGACAAACACGCGCACGAGACATTACTCGCCATCAACACCGACGGCACGACGACCGACGCCAACCGCTACAGCTTCGGCGAAATGGACGGCTCCTTTATTAACGGCGATGAAGCCTATGAACTTTTTAAGGACACACCGGAGGCCTGCGATAATACTTTAAAAATAGCGGAGCGTTGCAACGTTGAGCTGACTCTGGGTAAATTTATCTTCCCCAACTTCCCTCTCCCTGAAGGGAAAAGTGCCGACGACTTCTTGCGCGAGAAAACATTCGCCGGTATCGAGCGCCGCGGGCTTACTGGTAAACCGGAAGTAGTCGAGCGCTTGGAGTATGAGCTTGGGATAATTAAGATGAAAGGTTATGCCGCCTATTTCCACGTCGTGGAGGACCTGATACGATTCGCCACCGAACGTAATATCTACAGCAACATTCGTGGTTCGGTTGCAGGTTCGATGACTACATATTTACTCGGCATTACGAAGATCGACCCGCTGGTTTATAAAATCCCGTTCGAACGATTCCTTAATCCTGAACGTCCGTCGGCGCCAGATATTGATATGGACTTCGCCGATAATCGGCGCGAAGAAGTGCTTGAATATACTAAAGAAAAGTATGGGCATGACTATGTGGCGCAAGTAGGCACGTTCGGCACGATGCTCGCGCGAGGCTCTGTACGTGATGTGGCACGGGCACTCGGTCATCCATATATATTGGGCGACAGCATTTCCAAGCTCATCCCGCTTGGCTCTCAAGGCTTCCCTATGACTATTGAACACGCCTTCGAGGTAGAGCCGGAGCTCCAGAAAATGTACGACGCTGATCCGAAAGTAAAAGATATTATAGATATCGCGAAGAAGCTAGAGGGGTGCGTGCGCCACGTCTCGGTGCATGCGGCCGGTGTCGTCATCGCGCCCAATCCGCTCATCGAGTACGCCCCGCTCCAGCTTGACCCCAAGGGTGGTAAAATTATTACGCAGTACGATATGTATACCGTGGGTGAAGATGGCGTTGGACTGACGAAATTTGACTTTTTGGGAATCAGAAATCTCTCAATTCTTGCCGACGCCGTTCGCATAGTAAAAGCCGTACGCAACGAAGACATAGATATAGAAGCAATACCCTTGGATGATAAGAAAACATTTCAGATGCTCGCGCGCGGAGAGACGATGGGGCTCTTCCAACTGAACGGCCAAGGCATGACTAAATTCTTGAAAGATTTGAAGGCGACCAGCATTCACGACATCAACGCCATGGTGGCTCTCTATCGCCCGGGCCCGATCCAATTCATTCCGGAATATATTAAGCGCAAGCATAATCCCGAACTTGTCTCATACCTTGACCCGGCGCTTGAGAAAATCCTGAAGCAGACGTACGGCATCTTGGTCTATCAAGACGACCTCTTGATGATGGCGCACGATCTCGCTGGTTACAGCTGGGGTGAGGTTGATAAATTCCGCAAGGCTGTCGGCAAGAAGATCCCGGCAGAGATGGAAGCGCAAAAAGAGAAGTTTATAAAGGGTTGTGTTGCTGTGTCTAAATGGCCGCAGAAGAAGGCGGAGGAAATTTGGGCGTGGATAGAGCCCTTTGCCGCGTATGGCTTTAACAAGGCTCACAGCGCTTCGTATGGCCGAGTAGCCTATCAGACATCATATATGAAGGCCAACTTCCCTGCCGAATATATGACCGCGGTACTCACGGCGGAGTCGGGCGATGTGGACGAAGTGGCTGCCGTCATCGATGAATGCAAGCGGATGAAGATACCGGTCTTGCCACCGTCTATTAACGAGAGTCTCGGCGACTTCGCTGTCGTCAAGAAAGCATCCGGTGATGAAATCAGGTTCGGATTATACACGATAAAAAATCTGGGTACCGAAATTGCGAACTCTATTATAGAGAACAGAACGGAGCATGGGTTTTTTAAGTCTCTTGCCGATTTCTTCGACCGCGTGAGACACAAAAATTTGAATAAGAAGTCGCTCGAGGCGCTTATTAAGTCCGGTGCCATGGACGAGCTTGGTGAGCGCGGGGCTATGATCTTTAATCTCGACGACGCTCTGCAATATAATAAAGAAGCGGCAAGTACGGCACACCAGTCGTCCTTATTCGGTCTGTTGGATGAACCGCATGTGGCCGCGGCACTGACGCTTAAGCTTGCGCCACCGGCGACGCTTATGGAGAAGCTAGCGTGGGAGAAGGAATTATTAGGCCTCTATATCTCCGGCCATCCGTTAGAAAAACATCGCGAAAAATTTGAGAAGTCCGGAATTACAATCACAAGCATAAAGGCGCAGACCGACGGCGCGGTCGTGGCCTTCGGCGGGCTCATAGAAGAGCTCAAGGCGATATTTACAAAGAAGGGCGACCACATGGCGTTCATGAAAGTGTCGGACTTTACCAACCAAATCGAGGTTGTCGTCTTCCCCAAAGTGCTTGAAGAATTCAAAGCAATAGCCATACCCGAAAAATGTGTGGCCATCCGTGGCCGCCTCTCATTCCGCAACGGTGAACCGAGCATAATTGCGAGCGCGTTCAAGAGCCTTGACGAATAA
- the nusB gene encoding transcription antitermination factor NusB — protein sequence MANRHLSRSIVLQSLFELDFRSQPLANLPHILEKNIEEFGPGLTDREFVDVLAQGVASKRSALDQLIVKAAPEWPLDKISMVDRNILRIGLYELLFSEKGEVPAKVAINESIELAKTFGGESSGRFVNGVLGTVYKEMGEPGKNEKPKKKEKKSRNKIQDYSPADLEKMNVEKIAGGVVYTVEDGEIYLALVHDIFGFWTLSKGHIDSGENDKDAVVRKIEEELGLHTVVEADLGHNEYIANDEHSGKVRRQVVYFLLKAPLRDELIHNSTGLDDARWFEVHEVVHLKIYDDLIPIITKAITLVAK from the coding sequence ATGGCCAATAGGCACCTTTCAAGAAGTATCGTTTTACAATCACTCTTTGAGCTCGACTTCCGCAGTCAGCCCTTGGCTAACCTCCCGCATATCCTCGAGAAAAATATAGAAGAATTCGGACCCGGTCTGACCGACAGGGAATTTGTTGACGTTCTCGCACAAGGCGTTGCCAGTAAACGCAGTGCGCTTGACCAGCTTATTGTGAAGGCCGCGCCGGAATGGCCATTGGATAAAATCTCGATGGTTGATCGCAACATCCTGCGTATCGGCTTATACGAGCTTTTATTTTCGGAGAAGGGCGAGGTGCCAGCCAAAGTTGCCATTAATGAATCGATAGAACTGGCGAAGACGTTCGGCGGGGAATCGTCTGGCAGATTTGTGAACGGCGTGCTCGGCACGGTATATAAAGAGATGGGCGAGCCGGGCAAGAACGAGAAGCCGAAGAAGAAGGAGAAAAAATCACGCAATAAAATCCAAGATTATTCTCCTGCCGATCTCGAAAAAATGAACGTAGAGAAAATAGCGGGAGGAGTTGTATATACAGTAGAAGATGGAGAAATTTATTTAGCTCTCGTGCATGATATTTTCGGATTCTGGACGCTGTCGAAAGGTCATATCGATTCGGGAGAGAATGACAAAGACGCTGTCGTGAGAAAGATAGAAGAAGAGTTGGGTTTACACACGGTGGTTGAGGCCGACTTAGGGCACAACGAATACATAGCGAATGACGAGCACTCAGGGAAGGTGCGCCGACAAGTAGTATATTTCTTGCTCAAGGCGCCTTTGCGCGATGAGTTAATCCACAATTCCACCGGCCTTGACGATGCAAGATGGTTTGAGGTGCATGAAGTCGTACACCTTAAAATTTATGACGATTTAATACCAATAATTACTAAAGCCATAACACTTGTCGCGAAATAA
- the rpmF gene encoding 50S ribosomal protein L32 has protein sequence MVVHMRHTRAHRDNRRSHHALTETPKSVCPKCKAPVRSHTLCMTCGSYNGREIIDVMKKTKKAEDKKKRKADAAKQS, from the coding sequence ATGGTAGTACACATGCGACATACGCGGGCACACCGCGACAATAGACGATCCCATCACGCGCTGACCGAGACGCCTAAGAGCGTTTGCCCTAAGTGCAAAGCTCCTGTCCGCTCACACACGCTCTGCATGACCTGCGGCAGTTATAATGGCCGTGAAATCATCGATGTCATGAAGAAGACCAAGAAGGCTGAAGACAAAAAGAAGAGAAAAGCAGACGCGGCAAAGCAGTCATAG